The sequence CTTCGGTCGACACCTCACTTTCACCACTTTCGTTTTACCGACTTGAATTTGCGCCCTCTCTCCGACCTTCCCATTGTCCCCTCCGACAGAAGGCTCCCATACACACCGTGCCTGTCGTCGCTGCCCCTACACAATGAAGGCTGCTTCATTGTACGGGCCCGCGGCGGCTGGTTTATCCACGATCGTTGCGATTTTGCCGACCGTACACGCCTTGACCTTCGACGCGATCTCGATCCCCGAAATCAACCTCGCCTCGTTGGGTCGAGTCACCATCACCGGCGACTTCGACGGCGTCTCCCTCTACGAATATGAAGGACAATCCCAAATCACCCAGGGCCAGGGGTCGTCGCTCCTCACACCCCTCCCCAATGGCATCCTCACGAGTCTCTCATCCGCCGACGCTCACATTCGAGACATGTGCGCCTTCACGAAACAGGACGGTGCTCTGGCCGGGATCTTTGTGGGTGGCAATTTCACCAAGCTTGGCGACGTCGAATCAACCGGGGCCGCGCTCTTCCATCCCAACTCCAGCGACGTGACAGCGCTGCCGGGCTTGACGGGTTCCGTCTCGTCGGTGCTCTGCGATCAAGCCGCCAATCGCGTTTACGTGGGCGGCGACTTCTCCTACAAGAACACGAGAAATGCGATTGCATGGTCCCCCACCGATGGCTGGATGGAGCTTCCCTTTGACGGACTCAATGGTCCCGTTAATTCAATCATCAAACGGAGCGACGGACATATCATCTTTGGAGGATCCTTCGACGGTCTCGGCAACATGACCAGTTCATCCGACAGTGACCGCCAACAAATCCTCAATTTGCAAACCGCGACCGTGACGGCCGACGCAGAGTCTTCCTTGGACGGATTTATCGACCCGCGAAACGTCATCTGCTCCACGAGCGGCGAGGCCGGCCCGGGAAAGACGTGGTTGCTCCACGACTATGCGCCTGGATTTTGGCGAGCCGACTTGGGATTCACGTTCCAGCCCACCAAGCTCCGGTTGTACAACACCCATCTCGATGGCCGCGGTACCAAAGATTTCCTGCTTCGGGCCCTGCCGGACACCGGAATCATGAACCTGACCTACACGGACGACTCGGGGAATGTTGCCCATTGCGATGCCTCGTGCCCACTTCCTGAAAACCCCCACAAAAAGTATCGTGATTTTACCCTGGTTAACCCCGTGGGAATGCGGGGCTTTCAGATTGAAATTCTGGACTGGTGGGGTCAGGGTGCAGGGCTGAATGGTATCGAGGTCTTCCAGGACCAAATCAAGACCTACGCCGTGGATGCCTTTAACGAGCCCACCTGTGGCGAAATCGACTTTCCCTCGAAGTCCACGCACACGGGCTCCTGGACGGTCAAGGATGCGGGCTATCTCTCTGCCTCTGTGACGAATTCCAACGATACGGACACGTCGGTTGTGCTGTACCCGGATATCAAGGAGTCCGGCAACTACACTGTCTTTCTGCACACGCCTGGGTGTGTGCAAGACGGCAGTTGCAACTCGCGCGGGCTGGCTAACGTGACCGTGAGTGTTGCCGAGGACAGTGACGCTCCACAGCCGCTTTCCATGACGAAGACCCAGACCAACAATGACAACAAAATCGAAACGTTGTACTCTGGGTATGTCGACGCCAGCAGTGATTCATTCCGTCCTTCCGTCACACTTCGCCCAATCCCGGGCCAGGGCGATCTTACCTTTGTCGCTGGCAGCGTCGAGGTCGTTCTTCTGTCTCCGTCCACCTCTACGGGCGGGTTGAACGGGCTTTATGAGTATGACCCTGCATCCAAGACCACGCCGCCTCTTGACAGCTCCAATGTGAATACGGCTGGAAAGTCGCTCGACAAGGGAGCTGTCGTCATGAGTTTGATCGAGACCAATGGTGCCGTCTACGTGGCAGGCAATTTTAGCACCAAGGAATTCCACAACATCATGTCTATTTCAGACGGTAACGCAACTGCCCTCTCTGATGGCGGCTTGAATTCCGAGGTGTTTGCCATGGCCACGCTCGACGAGGTCATGTACGTAGGAGGTCAATTTACTGACGCATCAGCCGGAGGCGCCGAGGCGCTCTCATACGTTGCCTCCTACTCATTTTCGTCGAAGAAGTGGTCGCCCCTCGGTGCAGGACTGAATGGCCAGGTCCGCACAATCTTCCCGATTCAGCTCAACGTTTCCTCGGACGTCAACGAAACCACTCTCGCAGTGAGTGGTGACTTTGACCAGATTCGTGCCACCGCTGACCATCCGGCCGTCTCGGTCGCCGGGTTCGCAATTTGGTTGCCCTCCAAGAACACCTGGCTTCAAAGTCTTAATTCCACACAGATGGAGTTTGCCGGTCAACTTTCCGCCGTGGCAGTGGTGAACGATACCGCTATCCTTGCCGGAAATTTGGCCACGGATGGTATTACAGCATCTGGCGCTGTCTCTctccaaaatcaaaaggAATTGAGTTTGCTGCCTCTCCCGGTGAATGTTGACCACACTGCGACTACGAGTGGGATCAATACGGGCGTGTATGACACGGAATCTGATCGGAACTTGACTATCTTGGGTGGTCATTTCACCGCAGTCAGCAGTAATGGCTCTACCATTCACAATGTCGCCTTGCTGAATGGCACTGAAGAGCAGGTTTCTGGACTACCTGCGGGTCTGAACAGCAACTCCACTGTTCACTCCATGGCTGTTTACAACAACACCCTTTTCATCGCCGGTCTCCTCACAGGAAACATTGGAGGTTCTAGCGTCAGCGGCTTGGTCACTTACGACTTGTTGCGCAACTCTTTTAAAGAGGATCAACCGTGGTCCTTGAATGGCAAAAATGCCAGCGTCAGCTCCATCGCCGTCAGACCGGGATCATCAGAGGTCTTCGTCGGCGGTAGTTTTGACTATGCTGGCTCGCTGCCTTGCACTACAGTCTGTAGTCTCGACTCCTCTGTCAACCAGTGGAGTTGGCCCGGTGCTTCCATCAGCGGTACCGTTATGTCACTTGCCTGGGCCAACGCAAACACCCTGTATGCGGTGGGCGATATCGAAATCGGTAACACCAAGACCGTGGTCGCGACCTTTAGTAAGAAGACCTCAGACTGGACTGTGCTCGCTGGGGCCTCTCCTTCCGACATTCCGGGCAACGTCACAGCATTTACTCCTGCGAATGAGGACCTCTCGAACTTTTGGCTTGCAGGCAGTTCTACCAATGGCTCGGCATTTTTGCTGAAATATGAAGGGTCAAAGTTCCAATCTCCGGGATCGCTGTTCTCGGAGGGTACTAAGATTCGTGGTTTGGAAGTCCTTCCTCTCAGCCATGGTCACTCGTCAGCTTCCTTGCTCAACAATGATCAGGCTCTGCTGGTGCTGGGTGAGCTTATCATCCCCGACTTTGGAAACGCCTCGGCGGCTCTGTACAACGGAACGGCCGTGACGCCCTTCATCCTCTCATCCAAGCAGAACGGCGAGCCAGGCAGCATGTCACGTCTGTTTATGGAAAACAATAACCCATTCACGAACCAAAGTGAGTAAACCCGTGCGGATTTCCTCCATCCTTTCTTTTATTTCCCATTAACTAACCAAattctccctttttttcttttctttttctcagcATCCCACCATTCCAACGGCATCGTTGTCTTGGTCGCCTTCTGCTGTGCCCTTGGCTGTGTTTTCCTCATTGTCGCCGCCGGTGTCATTGCCAACAAGATCCAACGTCGCCGTCAAGGCTACAATGCCGCCCCTCAAACCTTTGGCACAGACCGTCCATCCGACATGCAACGAGTTCCGCCCGAGTACCTGTTCAATTCTCTGCGTGGCCCCCCTCCAGGTGCACCAGTTCTTTAATGATTCTATTTCACCTTGTCTTCTTTCGCCTTGATACgcttccttcccccccccttttcatccttctttctcccccattTATTCTTGATCCCCCGCTTCCGCCTGCACAGAATTCTCTTGTTTCCCGCTTATCTGGGACCTCGTTCCTCCGATATAAAGAAAgcgttcttctccttgagtGTTTAATGTGTCCGCATCTTGTGATCCTCTCACCTTCCATGTTCAATCACCtcttttgatcttgatcttgtttgTTTCCCATAAAGAGCATGGTCTGCTTATACCCcgttttcctttttttttttctctccccccggcaaaatttttctctcctcttcttctggtttCTCCTCGATCCCGCCATCTAATGTCTGAATTACTCTTCTGTTGATTGCCCCCCAGCGTATTCCTTTGCTTTTGTCTTGTCAGATTCGTTTCTGTTCATCCGTCTTTGATTCCGTGTGGGATGCgagggaagggagggggtgAGCGTTTGCTCTCGACACGAGTAGTGTCTTGTCTTTGTGCATGGCGATGTTGTGAGTGTGTGAGTGTGTGTCTGTAGCCGAGACTATACGAGGACAAGTCCAAACCTCATCAAGCTACTCTGAAGATGATACATTTCGTCTTTTGAATTACCAGATCACGACGGACTCTTCATTCTTGATaactctctctttttcttcctctctaTAGAGATTTCACCTTGAAAAAGTTGATAGCGGGCTTTTTCCAATTCATACTCCCGCTGATCTCTGATTGGGGCCCCCGTCGATTCGAGCTTTAAGCCCGCGTGCTGTGAAGAGGGAGAATGTGGTATTGACTCCATCACTGCACTTTGAGAGGGAGGCTGGTAGATAGATACACTCCACGGTAGGAATTTACGGTGTTGTTTCTCCCCCAAATTCACGCCTCCTGGATCACGGATCGAGTCGTCTGAGAACTCTGATATATCAAGGGCAGGAAGAATGACACTGtgaaaaaaatcaaatgcATGGTGACTCGTCTCGATCAAGAGACAGAGGGAGAAAGGAATGGGGACATGCAGGCTCTGAAATAGCAGGACCGAGGCTGATTGACCATCCGAGGAAAAATACACAGAAAAGACCAGAGCGAAATGCAAGAACAAAACATTCAATTAGAAAGCAAACTCGGATTCACAGAGCAAAGGActaaaccaaaaaaaaaaaaaaacaaagagggTGAACAAGCACGGGCGTTGCATGGACGTATAGCATCGTGAGGGCGAACCCAGTTCCTCCTGTCCGCCTTGTTTTCAACAACCAGCTCCCTCCCcgactcctcttctcttccccaaaTCGCATTCTCGCCGCTTCATCTGTGCAGCTTTTGCAATCGCCACGGGACTTGATTGGTAATTTATCATGTCTCCATAGCAATGCATGGATGACCACTGTGTGTACTGGTTTGGAAGGACCAACCATCCTGGCCCGACCAAGGAGGACTTTTCGACAAAGCCTCACTCCACATGAAGACGGAGCACAGCAGGaccttcccccccaaaaaagccATGCGCGCTCAATCTAGGGCCCCGACTAGATCATGGAGACCCCCAGCATTTACTGGGGCTTCTTGTTGGCGGCCGCGGGACCAGAGATGTAGCGGCCCAAGTTGGTGGCATCATAGACCTGGCGCACCACACCCTTGAAGCCTTCCCAGCCCTGACGCACCTGAGGGGAGTGCTCTGGTGGGAGATGGCCGCGTCGGCACGGGCGGTCAGCTGGCGCACAGCCGACTGAACGAAGGAGCTCTGGGCGTGACGGGCACGGAAGAAGGCCAGATAGATGACCAACAGGACCCAGCTTCCCTTGGAGAAAGTGagggcggagatgatgaggcgGAAGAGAAGCAGGATCTCAAGAGAGGCTACCACACCCATGCTGGCATCGTAGTACTGCTTGATGAAGCGGCCGATGGTCTCGGCGAGCGGGCTCTGCTTCGTGGCGGGTTTGCCCGAGGTGGGCGAGGCGGGTCCCGAGGGGTTGGGAACCGGAGGCTGCACGGTGGGAATCAGGTAGGTACGGGTGTAAGTCGCCACGTGGAAGACCGAGTAGACGCTGAAGGGAAGGAGAGCCAGCACGAGCTGACGGGAGTAGAGCCAGACAAGCGCCATTCCTGTCGGAGTGGAAAGTGGAAGGTTAGTGACCGGTGATTCCATTGGCCAATGTGTACGGCTGCGGAAGGCGTTGGCTCagagggggaagaagccTCAGAGCTTGAACTTACCAAAGTACTGCACATTCTCATCCGAGATGAGCTTGACGATGATCTGTGACACATTGCCGGAGACACCTCGCGCAAAGTGACCCTTGTAGACGACAATTCCATAGGTCACGGCGGCAGAGACAAAGGCCAGGCGGTAAGAGATCCGGGCGGCGGAGGAATAGTagttgaaggagatgaaAGAGAGTGTATAGCGAAAGACTGAGATGAGCAGGGTCAAGTGGCTAGATTGGAGGTTTGGGGTTAGTTTGACCATCcatggagagagatggagaaagtATCTGAGTGCATTGCTGCTGATGGACTATTCCAGGCAATTGTGACGTACCCGACAAACCAGGCGAATCTGCGGCGAGGAGCTTCGGTTAGCAATGCGGTCTCACGTGGCATACGAGCTTTCTTGACACCTTGGGCGACCGGTGATTCGAAACATACTGGAGGGTTTGGGCCAAGGTCTTCAGCCTCTCGGCCAGAGGCATGGTTgcaggcggaggaggagccatCGAGACTGTTGCTTCACCAAGGTTGGACACGGAGgttgaggaggaagagagggagaggaagaaagagagagtgtgtgtcTGTGTGGGTTGGAAGAGGTCGGGAGTACCACAAGACAACACCAGGTGTGAATCAAGAGAGCAAGGACACAGGGGAATTCGGTGGTCTATTGGAttgagagaagaggagaagtTGCAGAAGATAATAATTACGAGGGTGgctgggggggggaaagagcgGGGGGCAGAGGAGCTGGGCGGGTAGTGAAGCTGGcggtctcttttttttttgcctgaCGCTGTGGCTCGGGGCCGGTGCTACCTGGCCGGATCGGATGGTTGTCCATGTGGTCGGTCACTTAATGGAGTGTCTACTTCTGGTCCCTTACTTTGCCATAGCCCAGTGAAGGTACCATTGACAGCTAGACTCGACTATTGCCTGTGATGCATCGGGTATCTCGTCCTCGTACTGCACGAGGCAGCTTGACCAGATGTGAGACTGGGGCTTCCAGAAGAATTCTTGAATCAACCATCTCACAATGGGTACACAAATCACCACAACAGGCCAGCTGTCCGAAATTGTCCAGTTGTCCAGTGGTGTAAACCTGTGTGTACCCAAGCAAAGACAGGCGCAGTTCCGCTGGACTCGTGGCCGAGAGAGTTCGAGTCCCGGCCTAGTGACGACAGTACTTTCTCCACTATGGCTGTCCCACCCAACGGCAAGTACTGGGCCTGGCCCCCCCGAAGACGGTGACGTCGCGGGAGATGATGCAATTCTCGGTCGTTCCAGACATTCGATGCCAAAAACAACTCTGTGCTTCACAGCATCGGCGATGGGAAGCAGATGAagaacgagagagaggaaaTGGGGAATCCTGAGCAGAACCTATGACTCTGGATTTCCGGTTCCCTCCCACAAAAATGTATCATCATGGTCAAGTCCGCGGGAAATGGCCGATAGAAAGACAGCCCACCATCCTGCTCGTGGACGACGCATCCAATGGTAAATCGTAAATAACAGATGATTTCTAGATCCGATTCTGGCCTATCTGTTGGAGCTCTTCTATGCTATTTCCATTACTATTGAAAAGCTGATCAATTGACATTGGAGAAACCCGAGTTGAGATTCCCCGGGTGAATTGTATCGTGATCGGTTCCTACCGATCGGATCAAAGACTAGGACTATTATTATTGTCTTGattcttgaaaaaaaaaatcatttAATTCTGAGCCATCTTGCCAAATCTCTCGATATCAGGGCTCAAATCTCAGTCCCGAGGACGGTGATCCTTGAGCTCCGATCCGTGTGGACTCGATCGGCTCGGCATCTTGCAGGCGTGAGCTTTCCCATGGTTGGTCACTTGCCGGTACCCATCTATTATATCTAGTGTGATGAAATCACCAGCGTGATCACAGATTGGTATATGGGTCATCCAATGCTTGACTGAATCacaaatcaagaagaagaaatgaCTCTAAATAAGAAATTTACATAATCTCGACAGGATTCAAGAAACTCACAAAGTCACACTTTGTCGCGCCATGCAAGAACCCACGAGGGTCGACACGGGTCCCCACAAATAGTAAGGATCGGACCGTTTCTGACATTCCTCATGTCAAAACAACTCTACGAAAAGCTTGAGATTTACACGATGCTCCCCTGCTTCATCCCTAATTTAACAGTGTTCATAGTACGCAGAAAAGCTTACTCTAACCACGTAAACAGCACCTAGAAAAAATACTACCTATAGGAACATCTCCCTCTTAACGACTCATCACCACGATTTCAATACCCTGTGCGCAAAGATGACCACTTCATAACTAGCTTAAATCTCTCAgcaacccaaaaaaaaagactcgaCAGATATTGAAGTGCCAAAAGCTTGGGTAAATCCCTTTAATCAGACCGCTCGCTTCCAAGCTTTGCCAGCCCTTGCTCCAACGCCAGCTCAAGCCTCTGGGCCAATTCTTCCGGCTGGCTCAGAAATGGCGAGTGCGATGCACTCATGTGATAAGTCACTGGATCTCCCAAGGTCTGTGCGAATTGCTCCTGAACCGAGAGGGGGATTGCAACGTCGTGGTCGCAGAAGAGATACATGCAGGGCATATCGCGCCATGGCTCGTAGGTGGCGGGTTCCAGAAAGGCGAGCTTGCTGTGCGGTCTCAGTTGCGCGATGGCGGCGGCCTGTTCCTCGGAAGGGATGTCGTGGTAAAATATGGCTTCCTGCTGGGAGGAGTAACAGTAACCATCGTCGGGGTCCTGGCATGTTTAGCAAAGAAATTCTTTGTTCTTTGCAAAGGGGGATTTGTACAGAGGAGTAAGGGGGggcgaggagagagaggtaggAGTAAGAAGCAGAAAGCACGTGTCTCTTTGTTTCAGACCAAAGTTCCGACCCCATAAAAGGATTTGAGGGTGTATGTGCTGAAGCTATTGGAAGACACGAGGGAAGAATACATACAGTAAACATCATCCACGGAAGCCACTGGTTACCGAGCATGTCAAAGAGACACTTGCCCTTGGGTGTCACGAAAGACGCCATCCACACGGCCATGATGACTCCGCCAGAAAGATCGTTTTGCTGTCGTTGGGCGTAACCTAGGCCCTCGAGGGCTCCGGAACCCACCATGCCACCGTAGGAGTGCATGATCAGAACGATCTTGCGGCCCATCTTGGCCAGGGCTCGCAGCGCATGATGGACATGAGCGATATCAGCGTGAAGACCCACGTTGAAGGGCTTGTCGGAACCAACGGATGGAAGAGCCACGGCCGTGGATTCATGTCCGCGTTGGGCAAGCACGGCGCGGACCGCGTTGAAGGTATCAGGGCTGTGCCATGCGCCtgggatgaagaagaagatgggagaaGTTTCGACCGACATGACTAGCCAGGGTGTGAAAGGTGCTAGGGGATGGTGAAGAGATAATATGGGGAGATAATCTGGGGTAGCGGGAATGAAGTGGAAGTGAATGACGACAAGATTGTGTCAAGTGTGTCAAaagtggaagaggagagattAGGAAGAGTAGATCGAGTCGAAACACTTTGGAATGCATTTTGGAGCCTGTCTGTCAACTTTGAACGATGCTGACTTACCCCCCACAAACAATCATCGTGATGCCTTGAGACTCCCACGGGCAACCATGATAACCAAAATCACATCTCGAGCATGGCAGGTATGGCATTTTATACCGGAGCAACGTTCCGCTGAGGAAGCCCTTTCTCATGGGTGCAGCTTCGTCCGTCAACGATCCCAGGACTTGGGGGACTCAACATTGCTCAAATACCTATTCCATTCCAGGCCCCCAAGTTGAGTACACCGGACGGTGCATCAAGCCTACCTCCACTCTTCCGAGAGACCTGCATAACCAGTAGTGATCTTTCCAATTTTCTGATCCCACAAAAAGGTCACTGTCACTGCAATGTCAATGACAATTTCATGGCGACACAGACAAGGGGATCGTATCAAAAATCCCCTTGGGCTTGCATTGTCAGAAAAGACACTCCTGATGGAGAAATGAGACATGGCGAGACTATGCACGATCTGAGGCCCCGGAGATTCTTTCGAGGCCAACTTCAAATTTGAGAGATTAGGCCTATATATAAAAGCCTCGTTTATCTGAAGCACTGGGTCAGTGAATGTGCAGGCAACTGAATCACCGAAGACGGGGAAATAATTTACCCAAGTTGAGCGCTCAAGTGACTGGTCAGGACCTACCGGGTTTTCTCGACCTCTATTCTTTGCTTTGCAGGAAGATTTCCTTGAGGGTGGCGAGCAAGCCCTGTAATGTCCATGACTGACTTTATTTTTAATCGATACAGAAAGCTCATCGTGAACTCCGTGGTCAGCCACGGTAGTGATTTGGATGGCTCTTTTTCTGGATCACAACGAAAGGAGCCATTGCGGAGCAACACGGAATGTATGTGCAACATTAAGTGAGTACATCGACCCCTCTGTTGGAACTTGAGTATTTGGGTCACGGCCGCAACAAGCAAACTTCTGTCACGTCAAGCTACTCAGTAAAGGGGCTCGTTGGACTTTTCTTGAATCTGATACTTTCGCAAGATTGTGGTCTCGAGCCCCTCGTATGTGTAGGTTATTTCCACAACAACGAAGTGAGCCGGATAAATGTTTTGGGGCCAGACTCTTACGTATTCCATTGGAAATGCACACAGCAAGCACTTCTAGAGCCAGGTTGAAGCTATGAATGAGTCGAATTAGTTATCTTTCACCTAGCTA comes from Penicillium oxalicum strain HP7-1 chromosome I, whole genome shotgun sequence and encodes:
- a CDS encoding Nucleoporin POM33, which gives rise to MAPPPPATMPLAERLKTLAQTLQFAWFVGHLTLLISVFRYTLSFISFNYYSSAARISYRLAFVSAAVTYGIVVYKGHFARGVSGNVSQIIVKLISDENVQYFGMALVWLYSRQLVLALLPFSVYSVFHVATYTRTYLIPTVQPPVPNPSGPASPTSGKPATKQSPLAETIGRFIKQYYDASMGVVASLEILLLFRLIISALTFSKGSWVLLVIYLAFFRARHAQSSFVQSAVRQGWEGFKGVVRQVYDATNLGRYISGPAAANKKPQ